Proteins encoded in a region of the Halorussus sp. MSC15.2 genome:
- a CDS encoding ferritin-like domain-containing protein, producing MSVGQRVSTDHQLARLLQIAMVLEEVVEVRAARHYETLSPEERDEDVEELLDEAREESAAHRKQLESLIDQLDAEAVPLEEIEMLVEGHYAQTGPEDFDGVLYDQLHGEETAYKFYDDLIEAIEVSDTEFTLDREELLTTLKAIREEEAEGVEEVTQVMEARE from the coding sequence GTGAGCGTCGGCCAGCGCGTCTCGACCGACCATCAACTCGCCCGCCTGCTCCAAATCGCGATGGTACTGGAGGAGGTCGTGGAAGTTCGCGCGGCGCGTCACTACGAGACGCTCTCGCCCGAGGAGCGCGACGAAGACGTCGAGGAACTGCTCGACGAGGCCCGCGAGGAGTCCGCGGCCCACCGAAAGCAACTGGAATCGCTCATCGACCAGTTGGACGCCGAAGCGGTTCCGCTCGAAGAAATCGAGATGCTGGTGGAGGGTCACTACGCCCAGACGGGACCGGAAGATTTCGACGGTGTCCTCTACGACCAACTCCACGGCGAGGAGACCGCCTACAAGTTCTACGACGACCTCATCGAGGCCATCGAGGTCAGCGACACCGAGTTCACCCTCGACCGCGAGGAGTTGCTTACTACGTTGAAGGCGATTCGCGAGGAGGAGGCCGAAGGCGTCGAGGAAGTGACCCAAGTGATGGAGGCCCGAGAATGA
- a CDS encoding metal-dependent transcriptional regulator — MNTADQYLKAIYLVQKMENGPASTGRLADRLDVSPASVNEMIGKLQERGLADHEKYKGVSLTDEGIEQAREALQTYCIIERFLHNVLEVEEFPSEAKALESVIDETVAERLDTIIDREPQCPDCFDAEADMCAELVREGEAD, encoded by the coding sequence ATGAACACGGCAGACCAGTATCTAAAGGCGATTTATCTCGTGCAGAAGATGGAGAACGGTCCCGCTTCGACCGGCAGACTCGCCGACCGACTCGACGTGAGTCCCGCGAGCGTCAACGAGATGATTGGCAAACTTCAGGAGCGCGGTCTCGCCGACCACGAGAAGTACAAGGGGGTCAGCCTCACCGACGAGGGAATCGAGCAGGCCCGCGAGGCGCTCCAGACCTACTGCATCATCGAGCGCTTCCTCCACAACGTCCTCGAAGTCGAGGAGTTCCCGAGCGAGGCGAAAGCCCTCGAGAGCGTCATCGACGAGACCGTCGCGGAGCGACTCGACACCATCATCGACCGCGAACCCCAGTGTCCGGACTGTTTCGACGCCGAAGCCGACATGTGCGCCGAACTGGTCCGCGAAGGCGAAGCGGACTAA
- a CDS encoding haloacid dehalogenase type II yields MDSEAVTTVTVDSYTTLVDVGSQIEALEEHVDGMDDAETVSQRWRSQYINYSMVANDIDEYRPFWELVGQGLRYALEANGYDVSADVRDRIRRTVYEDRLTVFEDVTDGIDRVTDLGYEVYVLSNGNPEMLDHLVETADLDGIVTDTISADEIEVYKPDSAIYRHAAERVGTPIDRILHVSGGSMRDVWGAKHAGMRTAWLSRPEENAPHEELGPDPDIVVEDFHDLADRLS; encoded by the coding sequence ATGGACTCCGAAGCAGTCACGACAGTCACGGTCGATTCGTACACCACACTCGTGGACGTCGGTTCCCAGATAGAAGCGCTAGAGGAACACGTCGACGGGATGGACGACGCCGAGACGGTGTCCCAACGCTGGCGGTCGCAGTACATCAACTACTCGATGGTCGCGAACGACATCGACGAGTATCGACCGTTCTGGGAACTCGTCGGGCAGGGACTGCGATACGCCCTCGAAGCGAACGGGTACGACGTCTCTGCGGACGTCCGCGACCGGATTCGACGCACGGTCTACGAGGACCGACTCACCGTCTTCGAAGACGTGACCGACGGAATCGACCGCGTCACGGATTTAGGGTACGAGGTGTACGTCCTCTCGAACGGGAATCCGGAGATGCTCGACCACCTCGTCGAGACCGCAGACCTAGATGGTATCGTCACCGACACCATAAGCGCCGACGAAATCGAGGTGTACAAACCTGACTCGGCTATCTACCGCCACGCCGCCGAGCGAGTCGGAACGCCAATCGACAGAATACTCCACGTCTCCGGCGGGAGCATGCGCGACGTTTGGGGAGCGAAACACGCCGGAATGCGCACGGCGTGGCTCTCGCGCCCGGAGGAGAACGCTCCTCACGAGGAGTTAGGTCCGGACCCGGACATCGTCGTGGAGGACTTCCACGACCTCGCGGACCGGTTGTCCTGA
- a CDS encoding alanyl-tRNA editing protein encodes MTEQRYLPDADDVTEFEATATEATDDYVVLDGTYFYPEGGGQPADRGELSWDGGSAAVTKVRKNHGDVRHYVEDVEGDLPDSGDRVRGEIDAERREAHRRMHTAQHVVSRVVLDEYGAATAGNQVHADRSRIDFEPAEFSAADVERIERLSNEAIERDLEVTKAERPREEVEERTEEGRALLDLIPDHVDPLRVVEIEGFDYCPCGGTHVDSLGDLGRVEITNRESKGEATERIEYELRRT; translated from the coding sequence GTGACCGAGCAACGCTACCTCCCCGACGCCGACGACGTGACCGAGTTCGAGGCCACCGCGACCGAGGCGACCGACGACTACGTCGTCCTCGACGGGACGTACTTCTACCCGGAGGGCGGCGGCCAACCGGCCGACCGCGGCGAACTGTCTTGGGACGGCGGCAGCGCCGCGGTGACGAAGGTGCGGAAGAACCACGGCGACGTTCGCCACTACGTCGAGGACGTGGAAGGCGACCTGCCCGACTCTGGCGACCGAGTGCGGGGCGAAATCGACGCCGAGCGCCGCGAGGCCCACCGCCGGATGCACACCGCCCAGCACGTCGTCTCGCGCGTGGTCCTCGACGAGTACGGCGCGGCCACCGCCGGCAATCAGGTCCACGCCGACCGCTCGCGCATCGACTTCGAACCCGCGGAGTTCTCCGCGGCGGACGTGGAGCGAATCGAGCGCCTGTCAAACGAGGCCATCGAGCGTGACCTCGAAGTAACCAAGGCCGAGCGCCCGCGCGAGGAGGTCGAGGAGCGCACGGAGGAGGGTCGCGCACTGCTCGACCTCATTCCCGACCACGTGGACCCGCTCCGGGTGGTCGAAATCGAGGGCTTCGACTACTGCCCCTGCGGCGGGACCCACGTCGATAGCCTCGGCGACCTCGGCCGCGTCGAGATAACGAACCGGGAGTCGAAGGGCGAGGCGACCGAGCGCATCGAGTACGAACTGCGGAGGACGTAG
- a CDS encoding HD domain-containing protein, whose amino-acid sequence MGVEIKESPVTDSEFEEMEDFVYEYLVASVENEDGGGRMRWYPWHSAEYRFNHILNVVDLAGTIAEKEGANVDVARVAALFHDIAKLDADQDVHAEEGARIARKYLETHGDFPESFIEEVCKAVENHSYQGDLTDLPKETQCLIEADLLDKVGANGTALMLLRMGYEARTHMDAAEMVDRVMERGKDATKRVQTETAEGIAHRRLKRVKWFREWLEEEVPEMDCEESPDRRTQRRP is encoded by the coding sequence GTGGGCGTCGAAATTAAGGAGTCGCCCGTCACGGACAGCGAATTCGAGGAGATGGAGGACTTCGTGTACGAGTATCTCGTCGCCAGCGTCGAGAACGAGGACGGCGGCGGCCGGATGCGGTGGTACCCGTGGCACTCCGCGGAGTACCGGTTCAACCACATCCTCAACGTCGTGGACCTCGCGGGCACCATCGCCGAGAAGGAGGGCGCGAACGTGGACGTGGCGCGCGTCGCGGCGCTGTTCCACGACATCGCCAAACTCGACGCCGACCAAGACGTTCACGCCGAGGAGGGCGCGCGCATCGCCCGGAAGTACCTCGAAACGCACGGCGACTTCCCGGAATCGTTCATCGAGGAGGTCTGCAAAGCGGTCGAGAACCACTCGTATCAGGGCGACCTGACCGACCTGCCGAAGGAGACCCAGTGTCTCATCGAGGCCGACCTGCTCGACAAGGTGGGCGCGAACGGCACCGCGCTGATGCTCCTGCGGATGGGCTACGAGGCCCGCACCCACATGGACGCCGCGGAGATGGTCGACAGAGTGATGGAGCGCGGGAAGGACGCCACCAAGCGGGTCCAGACCGAGACCGCGGAGGGAATCGCACACAGGCGTCTGAAGCGCGTCAAGTGGTTCCGAGAGTGGCTCGAAGAGGAGGTGCCGGAGATGGACTGCGAGGAGTCGCCCGACCGCCGGACGCAACGACGACCGTAA
- a CDS encoding LysE family translocator, with the protein MFQAVASALAGVALGLSLAAPPGPMNAIIAEESVLRGWGSGFRAGLGAMSADACFFVLALLGVVTVVRDVPVVQSVLFGVGGLLMLYFAYGTVADASAAFGGDAAADGGAATGGDSKGFRKAFVLALTNPYQILWWLTAGVGLLDPGTFALDALGGLTISTGSPVIVVGFFGGIALWITGFPAALVTVGRRVDAFAPAVAYLSAVVLALAGLSFLSKAGGMLA; encoded by the coding sequence ATGTTTCAAGCAGTCGCGTCGGCGCTGGCGGGGGTCGCGCTCGGACTCTCGCTGGCGGCCCCGCCCGGCCCCATGAACGCCATCATCGCCGAGGAGAGCGTCCTCCGGGGATGGGGGTCGGGGTTCCGCGCCGGTCTCGGCGCGATGTCGGCCGACGCCTGCTTCTTCGTTCTCGCGCTGCTAGGTGTCGTTACGGTAGTACGCGACGTTCCGGTGGTCCAGAGCGTGCTGTTCGGCGTCGGCGGCCTGCTGATGCTGTACTTCGCGTACGGGACGGTCGCCGACGCCAGCGCGGCGTTCGGCGGCGACGCCGCCGCGGACGGCGGCGCGGCGACCGGGGGCGACAGCAAGGGCTTCCGGAAGGCGTTCGTGCTGGCGCTGACCAACCCCTACCAGATTCTCTGGTGGCTCACGGCGGGCGTGGGCCTGCTCGACCCCGGCACGTTCGCGCTCGACGCGCTCGGCGGTCTGACGATATCGACGGGAAGCCCGGTCATCGTGGTCGGCTTCTTCGGCGGCATCGCACTCTGGATTACGGGATTCCCTGCCGCGCTGGTGACGGTCGGGCGACGCGTGGACGCGTTCGCGCCCGCCGTCGCTTACCTCAGCGCGGTGGTCCTCGCGCTCGCGGGTCTCTCGTTCCTCTCGAAGGCCGGCGGGATGCTGGCGTAG
- a CDS encoding metal-dependent transcriptional regulator, with protein sequence MLSDVMEDYLKSIYALQKEDGGPVSTSAIADYLDVTPPTVTSMVEKLEDRGLVEREKYKGVELTAEGETVALEVLRHHRLLESYLTEHLDYSWSEVHEEADTLEHHISEEFEQRVADALGDPEVDPHGDPIPSADLAPLETDDTTPLSDHDSGDRLVVARVSDRDEEELRYLADAGIAPGTELDVLDVAPFGMVTVRVGDGDEREQSLPENVARSIRVRPADERDEIDTDDAGNESSGDAQGLKP encoded by the coding sequence ATGTTGAGCGACGTGATGGAAGACTACCTGAAATCGATATACGCCCTCCAGAAGGAGGACGGCGGGCCGGTCTCGACCTCGGCCATCGCCGACTACCTCGACGTGACGCCGCCGACGGTCACGAGCATGGTGGAGAAACTCGAAGACAGAGGGCTGGTCGAGCGCGAGAAGTACAAGGGGGTCGAACTCACCGCGGAGGGGGAGACGGTGGCGCTCGAAGTGCTCCGTCACCACCGCCTGCTAGAGTCGTACCTGACCGAACACCTCGACTACTCGTGGAGCGAGGTCCACGAGGAGGCCGACACCCTCGAACACCACATCAGCGAGGAGTTCGAACAGCGGGTCGCCGACGCGCTGGGCGACCCCGAGGTGGACCCCCACGGCGACCCCATCCCGAGCGCCGACCTCGCACCGCTCGAAACGGACGACACCACGCCGCTCTCGGACCACGACTCCGGCGACCGACTCGTGGTCGCCCGGGTCAGCGACCGCGACGAGGAGGAACTGCGCTACCTCGCGGACGCGGGCATCGCGCCCGGGACCGAACTCGACGTGCTGGACGTCGCGCCGTTCGGGATGGTGACGGTCCGAGTCGGGGACGGCGACGAGCGCGAACAGAGCCTCCCAGAGAACGTCGCGCGCTCCATCCGGGTGCGGCCCGCGGACGAGCGCGACGAAATCGACACCGACGACGCCGGGAACGAATCCAGCGGGGACGCGCAGGGCCTCAAACCCTGA
- a CDS encoding YncE family protein: MNLGKYANRRDVLRTVGGLGGTALVGGVAAAQDGGTTTPGGGGTTTEGGDQTTTETNGRATDRPLVVTCRLDDSVALLNQETKEIFAEIPVGKEPLYCAVSTDGELAYAPNTASADVSVVNVEQREEVKRIPLDAAPRGVNVHPENDDAFVEVAGANQVAVIDSENLEVRETIDVGKAPHNIVFDAEAGFAYVTNQGGNSLGFIDLQSLEMVDQVPVAKAPHNLHVDRERNVVYTANALSNDVGIIDVEQRELLKKRPLTDQNADIHATQNGEKIFVAGVQSDAVTVYRAPDDPAEGEYRVADIVTVEDQDEIRPPLPERDFVPPGLGPHGCFVSPYRNEVYVTITGRDQLVVIDTETHEITDRVSTPTYPFFSDVQYDSGN; encoded by the coding sequence GTGAATCTGGGGAAATACGCGAACCGACGCGACGTGCTTCGAACCGTCGGCGGACTCGGAGGGACTGCACTGGTCGGCGGCGTCGCCGCGGCACAAGACGGCGGGACGACCACTCCCGGCGGCGGAGGGACGACGACGGAGGGCGGCGACCAGACGACGACCGAGACCAACGGGCGGGCGACCGACCGGCCGCTGGTCGTCACCTGTCGCCTCGACGACTCCGTCGCGCTACTGAATCAGGAGACCAAGGAGATATTCGCCGAGATACCCGTCGGGAAGGAACCGCTGTACTGTGCGGTCTCGACCGACGGCGAACTCGCCTACGCTCCGAACACCGCGTCCGCCGACGTCTCGGTGGTGAACGTCGAGCAGCGGGAGGAGGTGAAGCGAATCCCGCTCGACGCCGCGCCGCGCGGCGTCAACGTCCACCCGGAGAACGACGACGCGTTCGTCGAGGTGGCGGGCGCGAATCAGGTTGCGGTAATCGACAGCGAGAACCTGGAGGTGCGCGAGACCATCGACGTCGGGAAAGCGCCGCACAACATCGTCTTCGACGCGGAGGCCGGGTTCGCGTACGTCACGAATCAGGGAGGGAACAGTCTGGGGTTCATCGACCTCCAGTCGCTGGAGATGGTAGACCAGGTTCCGGTCGCCAAAGCGCCGCACAACCTCCACGTGGACCGGGAGCGCAACGTCGTCTACACCGCCAACGCGCTCTCGAACGACGTGGGGATAATCGACGTGGAACAGCGCGAACTGCTGAAGAAGCGGCCGCTGACAGACCAGAACGCCGACATCCACGCGACGCAGAACGGCGAGAAGATATTCGTCGCCGGAGTCCAGTCCGACGCGGTGACGGTCTACCGGGCGCCCGACGACCCCGCCGAAGGCGAGTACCGGGTCGCCGACATCGTCACGGTCGAGGACCAAGACGAGATACGACCCCCGCTCCCCGAGCGCGACTTCGTGCCGCCGGGTCTCGGCCCGCACGGCTGTTTCGTCTCGCCCTACCGCAACGAGGTCTACGTCACCATCACCGGGCGCGACCAGTTGGTCGTCATCGACACCGAGACCCACGAGATAACAGACCGGGTCTCGACGCCGACGTACCCGTTCTTCTCGGACGTGCAGTACGACTCAGGGAACTGA
- a CDS encoding threonine synthase — METTDAFVGLTCVDCGETFDAEETTHRCPDCDGILDPDYDYEAIDLTREDLDSRSFESMWRYEELLPFPQSAAVTMDEGATQLVECPTLADELGVGRVLFKDEGRNPTGTFKDRGQTAAITAAVQHGATDVALNSAGNAGQAASAYAARAGLDSHVFLPSRAGFTNKAMVNVHGGDMTIVEGRIGDAADAYADAMADHDDWYSVKTFETPYRHEGKKTMLYEIVEQNDWEVPDAVVYPTGGGVGLVGMHKGAKELRELGLTDEIPAMYAAQSSGCAPIVEAFDEGKEVHDVWETPDTICGGIEIPDPGASPLILDALRESDGGAVATSDDDILDSAVTVAQHEGLEMGATCAAAASGAWELARRGEFDEDDTVVLLNTGAGNKDDDVLRSHLMSKGV, encoded by the coding sequence ATGGAGACTACCGACGCGTTCGTCGGCCTGACGTGTGTCGATTGCGGCGAGACGTTCGACGCCGAGGAGACCACCCACCGCTGTCCCGACTGCGACGGGATTCTGGACCCCGACTACGACTACGAGGCCATCGACCTGACGCGCGAGGACCTCGACTCCCGCTCGTTCGAGTCGATGTGGCGCTACGAGGAACTCCTCCCGTTCCCGCAGTCGGCCGCGGTGACGATGGACGAGGGCGCGACCCAACTCGTGGAGTGCCCGACGCTCGCCGACGAACTGGGCGTCGGCCGCGTTCTGTTCAAAGACGAGGGCCGCAATCCGACCGGGACGTTCAAGGACCGCGGCCAGACCGCCGCGATTACGGCGGCCGTCCAGCACGGCGCCACCGACGTGGCGCTCAACTCCGCGGGCAACGCCGGACAGGCCGCGTCGGCCTACGCCGCCCGCGCCGGACTCGACTCCCACGTCTTCCTACCGTCGCGGGCCGGATTCACCAACAAGGCGATGGTCAACGTCCACGGCGGCGACATGACCATCGTGGAGGGGCGCATCGGCGACGCCGCCGACGCCTACGCCGACGCGATGGCCGACCACGACGACTGGTACTCGGTGAAGACGTTCGAGACGCCCTACCGCCACGAGGGCAAGAAGACGATGCTCTACGAAATCGTCGAGCAGAACGACTGGGAGGTCCCGGACGCCGTGGTCTACCCGACCGGAGGCGGCGTCGGTCTGGTCGGGATGCACAAGGGCGCGAAGGAACTCCGAGAGTTGGGCCTGACCGACGAGATTCCGGCGATGTACGCGGCCCAGTCGTCGGGTTGCGCGCCCATCGTCGAGGCGTTCGACGAAGGTAAGGAGGTCCACGACGTCTGGGAGACGCCCGACACCATCTGCGGCGGCATCGAGATTCCCGACCCCGGCGCGAGTCCCCTGATTCTCGACGCCCTCCGCGAGAGCGACGGGGGCGCGGTCGCAACGTCCGACGACGACATTCTGGACAGCGCCGTCACGGTGGCCCAGCACGAGGGGCTTGAGATGGGCGCGACCTGCGCCGCGGCCGCCAGCGGGGCGTGGGAACTCGCCCGACGCGGGGAGTTCGACGAGGACGACACCGTCGTTCTGCTCAACACCGGCGCGGGCAACAAGGACGACGACGTCCTCCGCAGTCACCTGATGAGCAAGGGCGTCTGA
- a CDS encoding cupin domain-containing protein, whose product MERVAIDAVEARAFGDDAERRGLTEPLGATDVAVNRYRVAPGDGFPGGLHAHADQEEIFLVLDGEATFETLGPEREEAGEVTVAEGEAVRFAPGEYQSGRNAVSEADSDGDDLVALAIGAPRDGEDVRVPLACPECGHGELRPTWDETGTSLVCPDCGAENVPEGCPDCGREMRVTLASSDGAEPDPPSANAETAVVCPDCGARARTPFGE is encoded by the coding sequence ATGGAGCGAGTCGCCATCGACGCGGTGGAGGCGAGGGCGTTCGGAGACGACGCCGAGCGCCGCGGGTTGACCGAACCGCTCGGCGCGACCGACGTGGCGGTCAATCGCTACCGAGTCGCTCCCGGAGACGGGTTCCCCGGCGGACTCCACGCCCACGCCGACCAGGAAGAGATTTTCCTCGTCCTCGACGGCGAAGCGACCTTCGAGACGCTGGGACCGGAACGCGAGGAGGCCGGTGAGGTCACGGTCGCGGAGGGCGAAGCCGTCAGGTTCGCTCCCGGGGAGTACCAGTCGGGCAGGAACGCCGTCTCCGAGGCTGACTCGGACGGCGACGACCTCGTGGCCCTCGCTATCGGGGCACCGCGCGACGGCGAGGACGTGCGCGTTCCGCTCGCGTGTCCGGAGTGCGGCCACGGCGAACTGCGACCGACGTGGGACGAGACCGGAACGAGTCTCGTCTGTCCGGACTGCGGCGCCGAGAACGTCCCCGAGGGCTGTCCGGACTGCGGCCGCGAGATGCGGGTCACGCTCGCGTCGTCCGACGGCGCGGAGCCGGACCCGCCGAGCGCGAACGCCGAGACGGCCGTTGTCTGTCCGGACTGCGGTGCCCGGGCGAGGACGCCGTTCGGCGAGTAG
- a CDS encoding group 1 truncated hemoglobin produces MSETLYERLGGRDAISAVVEEFYDRVLDDQRVEHFFDDTDVSALRAHQTQFLASVTGGPVEYDGANLSTAHAHLDIDGRDFEIIATHLDESLAAFDVPESERREVVAAVAELEPAIVSAD; encoded by the coding sequence ATGTCCGAGACCCTCTACGAGCGCCTCGGTGGCCGAGACGCCATCTCGGCCGTCGTCGAGGAGTTCTACGACCGCGTCCTCGACGACCAGCGCGTCGAGCACTTCTTCGACGACACCGACGTGTCGGCGCTTCGGGCACACCAGACTCAGTTTCTCGCGTCCGTGACGGGCGGACCGGTCGAGTACGACGGAGCGAACCTCTCGACGGCCCACGCCCACCTCGACATCGACGGGCGGGACTTCGAGATAATCGCCACCCACCTCGACGAGTCTCTCGCGGCCTTCGACGTACCGGAGTCCGAGCGCAGGGAGGTGGTCGCCGCGGTGGCCGAACTCGAACCCGCCATCGTCTCGGCCGACTGA
- a CDS encoding response regulator encodes MKTGILIVDDSEFMRQRVKSALADDEYRIVAEAPNGAWAIQKYKENAEDIDLILMDIVMRKANGLKATAAIKKLDDDVRVVMCTSVGQRQKIQLAARAGADAYITKPFEDEELTDAIDGVVV; translated from the coding sequence ATGAAGACCGGGATTCTCATCGTGGACGACTCGGAGTTCATGCGACAGCGAGTGAAGAGCGCGCTCGCGGACGACGAGTATCGAATCGTCGCCGAGGCGCCGAACGGCGCGTGGGCGATTCAGAAGTACAAGGAGAACGCCGAGGACATCGACCTCATCTTGATGGACATCGTAATGCGGAAGGCCAACGGCCTGAAGGCCACGGCCGCCATCAAGAAACTCGACGACGACGTTCGGGTCGTCATGTGTACCAGCGTGGGCCAGCGACAGAAGATACAGTTGGCCGCGCGGGCCGGTGCCGACGCGTACATCACGAAACCCTTCGAGGACGAGGAACTCACCGACGCCATCGACGGGGTGGTCGTCTGA
- a CDS encoding Hpt domain-containing protein → MAPTDDAFFREAKSQIRALNDGLLAVEGDDGDAAVAELFRVAHSLKGSCRTHGLDEAGELAHAVEDVLDAIRSGEVAPTPTLVDEALGTVDLLEATVRAAAVGEERPGSVEATLESLRAALDEARAETDDTDATLGSAVSPPSAADEWDPADDDLSDDVVAALEDTTEFDDLDALLDEMDDPEGEEELDGWGLLDDGDADAGAPGADAAAVAEDTSATEDSPNDAGSTRDDFADAAESTTQPRRAETPDEPSAFFEETKSRIDDEESIDTLQEDIDAVEFGEFDDEDSYTIEELMDLDPDEGAADDRPESETPDAGVESPETSDAGEIPSADEMVDAEPAIEQPADGDDSLDVSADLLGSGVAESNADGEASAEESSDAADSVGDPLGLADADPSPDDPSDSADASGGADDTDESPELPESGATNTFVFGAESADDGADDEPTSAVESESDATASADSGVDSTPEADDERPIRSKWILSARPNPQTRPSPWMRTRPPLPTRPTERTRLRVRTRSRTPPNRAMQNPPTPWNRPTTRTRPIPRTRRSLRTYRSRLIHLTLRTNRSPGTRPTRRPTPRRSRRAPIRFPTPTRFRTPTRSLTQNPFRTPIHFQTPIPFRTPTPSQNPTPSRTRIRFRTPSRSPTPTRCPRPTSAWTCRTTSTRTSGTRRPGDSAATTRPGPRWTSPWTTRWPSSSRGSATCSAPGRGPTTATTRARCSGRRWPPSRRADSTPTSSRPLAATDRTTPASSTACRR, encoded by the coding sequence ATGGCCCCGACTGACGACGCCTTCTTTCGGGAAGCCAAGTCCCAGATTCGCGCGCTGAACGACGGCCTGCTCGCCGTCGAGGGCGACGACGGTGACGCGGCCGTCGCCGAACTGTTCCGCGTCGCCCACTCGCTCAAGGGGTCGTGTCGGACGCACGGACTCGACGAGGCGGGCGAACTCGCCCACGCCGTCGAGGACGTCCTCGACGCGATTCGGAGCGGCGAGGTCGCTCCGACGCCGACCCTCGTAGACGAGGCGCTCGGGACGGTGGACCTGCTCGAAGCGACGGTCCGCGCCGCCGCGGTGGGCGAGGAGCGACCGGGCAGCGTCGAGGCGACGCTCGAATCGCTCCGGGCCGCACTCGACGAGGCGCGCGCCGAGACCGACGACACGGACGCGACGCTCGGGTCCGCGGTGTCGCCGCCCTCCGCCGCCGACGAATGGGACCCCGCAGACGACGACCTGAGCGACGACGTGGTTGCGGCGCTCGAAGACACGACCGAGTTCGACGACCTCGACGCGCTCCTCGACGAGATGGACGACCCGGAGGGCGAGGAGGAACTCGACGGGTGGGGACTCCTCGACGATGGCGACGCCGACGCGGGTGCGCCGGGGGCCGACGCCGCGGCGGTCGCCGAAGACACCTCCGCTACCGAAGACTCCCCGAACGACGCGGGGTCAACGAGGGACGACTTCGCCGACGCGGCCGAATCGACCACCCAACCGAGGAGGGCCGAGACGCCCGACGAACCGTCCGCGTTCTTCGAGGAGACCAAATCCCGGATAGACGACGAGGAGAGCATTGACACCCTGCAGGAGGACATCGACGCGGTCGAGTTCGGCGAGTTCGACGACGAGGACAGTTACACCATCGAGGAACTGATGGACCTCGACCCCGACGAGGGGGCGGCGGACGACCGACCCGAGTCGGAGACGCCGGACGCGGGCGTCGAATCCCCAGAAACGTCGGACGCCGGCGAGATTCCGAGCGCGGACGAAATGGTGGACGCCGAACCGGCAATCGAGCAACCCGCGGACGGTGACGACTCGCTGGATGTCTCGGCCGACCTGCTCGGTTCGGGAGTCGCAGAATCGAACGCGGACGGTGAGGCGTCTGCCGAGGAGTCGTCGGACGCCGCGGACTCGGTCGGCGACCCCCTCGGTCTCGCGGACGCCGACCCGTCGCCGGACGACCCGAGCGATTCGGCCGACGCGTCCGGCGGGGCCGACGACACCGACGAGTCGCCGGAACTCCCCGAGAGCGGCGCGACCAACACGTTCGTCTTCGGGGCGGAGTCCGCGGACGACGGAGCCGACGACGAACCGACCTCGGCCGTCGAGTCCGAATCTGACGCGACGGCGAGCGCAGATTCCGGAGTCGATTCGACGCCGGAGGCGGACGACGAACGACCGATACGGTCGAAGTGGATTCTGTCGGCTCGCCCGAACCCGCAGACGCGTCCGAGTCCGTGGATGCGGACGCGCCCGCCTCTGCCGACGCGCCCGACCGAGCGGACGCGTCTGCGGGTGCGGACTCGGTCGCGGACGCCGCCGAACCGGGCGATGCAGAACCCTCCGACCCCGTGGAATCGGCCGACCACCCGGACGCGCCCGATTCCACGGACACGCCGGAGTCTGCGGACGTATCGCAGTCGGCTGATTCACCTGACTCTGCGGACGAATCGGAGTCCGGGGACGCGACCGACGAGGCGGCCGACGCCGCGGCGGTCCCGGAGGGCGCCGATTCGGTTCCCGACGCCGACTCGGTTCCGGACCCCGACTCGCTCCCTGACGCAGAATCCGTTCCGGACGCCGATTCACTTCCAGACCCCGATTCCGTTCCGGACGCCGACTCCCTCCCAGAACCCGACTCCCTCTCGGACGCGGATTCGCTTCCGGACGCCGAGTCGGTCCCCGACGCCGACTCGATGCCCGAGACCGACCTCGGCGTGGACCTGTCGGACGACTTCGACGCGGACCTCGGGGACGAGGCGTCCGGGGGACTCGGCGGCGACGACGCGGCCGGGACCGAGATGGACGTCTCCGTGGACGACGAGATGGCCGAGTTCGAGTCGCGGTTCGGCGACCTGCTCGGCACCGGGCCGGGGGCCGACGACGGCGACGACGAGGGCGCGGTGTTCCGGTCGGCGGTGGCCACCATCGAGGAGAGCAGACTCGACGCCGACGAGTTCCCGACCGCTGGCGGCGACCGACCGGACGACGCCCGCGAGTTCGACCGCCTGCAGGCGATGA